The region GCCCTCCTCCCGGACCAGCAGCTCCGCGATCCGCAGGTCCCACGCCGTCGTCACCTTGAAGGCCCGCGCGTCCCCCGGGACGGTGACGACCACCTCGCCCAGGGCCTCGACGAGCCCGGCGTCGTCCGTCGCGGACTCGCCGGCGGCTGCGTAGGCCCGCTCCAGGACGTCCCGGCGGAAGCCCTGCGGGGTCTGGACCGCCCGCAGCACAGAGCGATCCACAGTGGAATACACGACGCCCGCGGGGTCCACCTGTTTGACGGTGTCCGCCAGCGGGAGCGCCGGGACGACGGCCCCGTTCCCCGCCTCGACGGCGGCCACGACGGACGCGACGAGTGCGGCGGGCGTGAGCGGCCGCGCGGCGTCGTGCACGAGGACGACGTGGGGGCCGTCACCTGGAGGCCCGTCCGGTCGTTCACCGACGTGGGCATGATGCGGCAGAGCGCCGCACAGCACGTCGAGCGCCTTGCGCACCGACGTCGTCCGGTCCTGCCCGCCCACGATCACGGTGACGGGACGACCGGCGAACAGCGCGCAGGCCTCGTCGCGCAACGACTCCGGAACGGCGACGACCACCTGGTCGACGACACCGGAGGCCAGCAGTCCCTCGACGGCGCGGACGACGATCGGCACGCCCGCCAGCTCGACGAACGCCTTGGGCACACCCGCGCCCAGACGCACGCCCGAACCCGCGGCCGGCACGATCGCCGCCACGGTCACGACAGGACCATCCCTGATCCCGTCGTACTCGCCGCCGTACCCTTCGCCGATCAGGCGTTGGTGGTGGCCAGCACCTCGTCGAGCAGCACCTCGGCGCGGTCCTCGTCAGTGCCCTCGGCGAGCGCGAGCTCGCTGACGAGGATCTGGCGGGCCTTGGCCAGCATGCGCTTCTCGCCCGCGGACAGGCCGCGGTCCTTCTCCCGGCGCCACAGGTCGCGGACGACCTCGGCGACCTTGTTCACGTCACCCGACGCGAGCTTCTCCAGGTTCGCCTTGTACCGGCGGGACCAGTTGGTCGGCTCCTCGGTGTGCGGTGCGCGGAGCACCTCGAACACCTTGTCCAGACCTTCCTGGCCGACGACATCACGAACGCCCACGACCTCGGCGTTCTCCGCGGGCACGCGAACCGTCAGGTCACCCTGGGCGACCTTCAGGACGAGGTACTTGCGCTCCTCGCCCTTGATCGTCCTAGTCTCGATCGCCTCGATGAGAGCGGCACCGTGGTGCGGGTAGACGACGGTCTCTCCGACCTTGAAAACCATGTGTCCTCTGGCCCCTTTCGCTGCACCCAGGTTAACACGGCCGACAGCCGTCCTGTACGTCGGTGCGCAACGTCGTCGCAGGTCACGGGGTTGACAACAGGGTCAAAACGTGCAGGCGGCCGCATCGAGGGGGCCCAGCCCGAGCCGCGTTGCCCGCCGCTCGGACCCCGCGACTAGGCTGCTCGCGCGGGATGCTGCCACACGGTCACACCGGTGCGGACGCGTCCCGGACCCGCACCCGAAGACGACCGGCCACCACCGGAACCGCCCGGACCCGCGAAGCCCCGGGCCCGGCCGGCAGGAAGGACGCCCGAACCGTGAGCCGCCCCAGCGACACCCCGGCCACCCCGGCCCCCACCTCGCGTTCCCGCGCGTCCCGCCGCCCTACCGCGATCGCACTCGCGGGCGGCGTCGCGCTCGGTGCCGTGCTGCTGGCCGGCTGCGGTGCGGGTCAGCAGGCACAGACGTCCGAGCAGACCTCCGCCGTCGCCGGGGCCAACACCCAGGTCGGCAACATCGCCATCCGCAACGCCGAGATCGCCTTTCCCGACACGATCCCGGCGTCGGCGAACGTCTACCCGGTCGGGGGCACCGCCCCGGTCGAGATGATCATCGTCAACCAGGGGACGGCCGCCGACCGGCTCGTCTCGGGAACGAGCCCGCTCGGCACGGTCAAGATCGATGGCGACGGCTCGCTGCCGGCCGGGCGCGCACTCGTCGCGGGCACGAACAAGAACATCCCGACGCCGCCGGGCGCCAATCCCATCACGATGGAGATCACGGGCCTGCGCGAGGACATCCGGTCCGGCCTGTCCTACCCACTCGTGCTGAACTTCCAGCAGGCCGGGTCCGTCACCGTGCAGCTGCCGGTGGCACCGCCCGAGGAGCCCCGTCACGACCAGCCCGCCGAGGCGGCCGGCGGGGGCGCGCACTGACCGGGCGTACCCGCTCGCGCACCAGCTACCGGTGCGCCGAGTGCGGGCACCAGGCCGCCCAGTGGGTCGGCCGGTGTCCGCAGTGCCAGGCCTGGGGCTCGCTCGAGGAGACGGCGGCGCCCCCACGGGCGAGCGCCGCGAACCCCCTGCGCAAGGTCGCGGCGGGCGCGCCCAGCACCCCCGCGCAGCGCATCTCCGACGTCGCGCTGGACTCCGCGCGAGCCCGGCCGACGGGCGTCGACGAGCTGGACCGGGTGCTCGGCGGCGGGCTCGTCCCGGGCGCGGTGGTGCTGCTCGCGGGCGAGCCGGGCGTCGGCAAGTCCACGCTGCTGCTCGAGGTCGCGGCCCGCGCCGCGGCGTCCGGGCGCGTCCTCTACGTGACCGGCGAGGAGTCCGCCGGGCAGGTCCGGCTGCGCGCCGAGCGCACGAACGGCCTGCACGACGACCTGTACCTCGCCGCGGAGTCGGACCTCGGCGCGATCGTCGGGCACATCGACGCGCTCGCGCCCAGCCTGCTGATCGTGGACTCGATCCAGACCATGACCACCGGCGAGGTCGACGGCATCCCGGGTGGGGTCACGCAGACCCGAGCCGTGACCGTCGCGCTCACGTCACTGGCCAAGGAACGCGGGCTGCCGGTGCTGCTCGTCGGACACGTGACGAAGGACGGCAGCATCGCCGGGCCCCGCGTGCTCGAGCACCTCGTGGACGTCGTGCTGGCGTTCGAGGGCGACAAGCACTCGACGCTGCGCATGGTCCGCGGCGTCAAGAACCGCTTCGGGCCCGCGGACGAGGTGGGCTGCTTCGAGCTGCGGGACGAGGGGATCGTCGGCCTCGCGGACCCGTCCGGCCTGTTCCTCGCCCGGTTCGGCAGCACCCGCGAGTCCTCGGTCGCGGGGACGGCCGTCACCGTCGTGATGGACGGCCGGCGCCCGCTGCTCGCCGAGGTGCAGGCGCTGGTGGCGGGGGCGAACATCCCCAGCCCCCGGCGGGCCGTCAGCGGCCTGGACAGCGCGCGCGTCGCGATGCTCCTGGCCGTGCTGGAGCGCCGGGCGAAGGTCAAGCTGGCGGACTCCGAGGTCTACACCGCGACGGTCGGCGGCATGAAGATCGCCGAGCCCGCCGCGGACCTCGCGATCGCCCTGGCCGTCGCCTCCGCGAGGTGGGACGTCGCCCTGCCGCCGGACATGGTGGTGGTCGGCGAGCTCGGCCTCGCCGGTGAGGTCCGGCGGGTCAACGGCGTGCAGCGGCGGCTGGCCGAGGCCGCCCGGCTCGGCTTCACCCGGGCGCTCATCCCGACGGACAGCGACGTCGGCAAGGGCCTGGGCATGCAGATCACCGTGGTGCACGACCTGGGCCAGGTGCTCCGGGACGTGAAACCCCGCTGACGGCGCTCACGTCAGGCGGAACGCCGTGGGCGGGCTGATCCGGTCCGCCACCCGCGTCAGCAGCCGGTAGTCCCCCGCCGGCACCCGGGTGCGGGCGGCCTCGCAACCCGGTGTCGACGTCATGCCGGACCAGGTGACGGCGAACGCGACCGGCTGCCCCGGCACCAGCGTCCGCAGGTCGTCGGTCGACGGGTTGACGCAGTCGTTGCTGGACCAGAGCCGCTGCTGCTGGTCGCCGCTCCACACGACGATCTCCTGCAGGGCGCCGTCGAGGTCGCGGACGCACGCCTGCCCGCTCACGTTCGTGACGACGAGCCGGAAGACCGGATGGTCGCCGGACCGGTGCTCGGGGCGGTCGATCTCCGCGGTCACCGAGATCATGTCGTTCGTGCAGGGCGGCGGGCCGGTGCTGGGCGCCGGGGACGCGGGCGGCACCGCGACCGGGGGCCGCGGGGTGTCGTCGGGGCGGACGGTCTCGTCGGTGGTGGTCGGCCCCGAGGGGTCCGCTCCACCCTCGACCCCGGCGGTCGCGCTCGCGGGCCCGGCGCCGTCGGGCCCGGCGCTCGTCGGGGCGGCGCCCGGACCGCGCGGGCCGGTCCCGCTCGGGGTCACCTCGCTCGGGGCGGCACCGGTCGGGACGGCACCGCTCGCGACGGGGTCGCTCGGGACCGGGTTGCTCGGGACCTGGTTGCTCGGAGCCGCGAAGGCAGAACCCGCGGCCGGGCCGGGGAGCGCGCTCGCGGACTGCGTCAGGGCTGCGCTGTTGACCTCCCTGGTCGTCGCCTCGTCCGAGGCCCCCGGGTCCCGGTCGGCCGCGACGACCGCCGCCAGCGACCAGCCGCTCGCGATGAAGAAGAGGATGACGGACGCGAGCGCGTACCCGCGCCGCCGCCAGTACACGGGCGCGGGCAGCGGACCTACCGGCTCCCACATGTCACGCAACGTAGATCAGCTATTACTACGAGTACGCGGACTCGGCGCGGCGCGCCGCCCCGGTTCCACGCGTGTGGGGGACGGATCGGCCCACCCGCACGGCAATGGCACGATCGGGCACCGTGCCCAGCGCTCTGCTCCGTCCCGAGCTCGCCGACCACGTCTCCGGCTGGTTCCGCGAGAACGCCCGGGACCTGCCCTGGCGGCGCCCGGAGACGACGCCCTGGGGCGTGCTGGTCAGCGAGTTCATGTTGCAGCAGACGCCCGTCGCGCGCGTCGAACCGGTCTGGCACGTCTGGATGAGCGAGTGGCCCACGCCCTCGGCGCTGGCCGCGGCCTCGCGGGCCGAGGTCGTCCGCGCGTGGGGCAAGCTCGGCTACCCACGGCGGGCGATGCGCCTGCACGCGGCGGCCGAGGTGATCGCGAGCGAGCACGGCGACGTGGTCCCGTCGGACGTCGACGTGCTCGAGTCCTTGCCGGGCGTCGGCTCCTACACGGCGCGGGCCGTCGCCGCCTTCGGCTACGGGAAGCGCTGCCCGGTCGTCGACACGAACGTCCGCCGCGTCGTCGCCCGCGCCGTGCACGGGGCCGGGGACGCCGGACCCGCTCGGGTCAAGGCGGACCTGGCGGACGTCGAGGCCCTGCTTCCCCCGGACGACGCCCCGGCCGCCCTCGCGTCCGCGGCCCTGATGGAGCTGGGCGCCGTCGTCTGCACCGCCCGAGCGCCCCGCTGCGCCGCCTGCCCCGTTCAGGCACAGTGCGCATGGATCGCCGCCGGCCGCCCCGAGTACACGGGCCCCCGCCGTCCGACTCAGGGTTACGCCGGCACGGACCGGCAGGTGCGGGGCAGGCTGCTGGACGTCCTGCGCGCCGCGAACACGCCGGTCCCCAAGTCCGAGCTGGACGCCGTGTGGGCCGACGGGGCGCAGCGGGACCGCTGTCTGGACTCCCTGTTGACGGACGGGTTGGCCGAGCAGACCACGGACGGGCGGTTCGCATTGGGCGGCAGTGCACCGCATGGGTGAGAATGCATCCCAGGCCTTCACGCGCGGCAAGGGGTAGACGTTGGCGCAGATCGTCCGGTTCCGCCTCGACCTCGCGGCCGAGGACGCCGTCACTGCGCTGCGTGAGGAGTTGCGCGAGGCGGGGATGATCGTCCCGTCGGACACCCCCACGGTCACCTTCGCCGCCGCGGCGATCATCCCGGCGGCCGCCCGGGTGTCGCTGACCGAGGAGCTGCGGATCCTCTCCCTGCCCTCGCTCTGGCTCGCGACGCTCGGTTCCGTCGCCGGCCACGACGACGAGCTGGTGCTCGCCGCCGTCGTCGACACGGAGCTGCTGGCGGTGCACACCGCCGTCCACGACGCCCTGGCCGGACGGGTGCGCTCGCCCTTCGCGTCCTACCTGCCGGGGGCCTGGCTGCCGCACTGCACCCTGGCGCACGAGAAGCCGGCAGAGGCGTTCGCCCTGCTCCACCCCGTGCGCCCGATCCGGGCCGCGATCATGGGCGTCGAGATCGCGGACACCCGGGACGGGTCCAGCGAACCCCTGTTCGCCTAGTGGTCACCGCACCAGGAGGCCACCGAACGGCTGCGCCCGCACGAGGGCCGCGCCGTTCAGCACCCTCCTAGAGAAAACGTTCGACCAGGCGCAGGTACCGCTGCGGATCGGCGCCGTGCACGAGGTGACCGGTCCCCGGCAGTCGGACGTGCTCGGCGCGCGGCATCCGGGCCGCCATCGCGGCCATCTGTCCCGCCGGGGCCACGGACTCCTCCGCCTCGATCAGCAGGGCGGGACAGCGCACCGCGTCGACGTCCGCCCAGCGGTTCTCCCGGACCCACTCGCCGGCGATCGACACGGCGTGGTCGATCCGGGTCAGCAGGTGGAAGCCGTCGGACCGCTCCTCGACGCACTCGGCCATGTAGAGCCCGAGCTCCGGCCGGGGATGGCCGAAGCACTCCCGCACCTGCGCCAGCGA is a window of Pseudonocardia sp. T1-2H DNA encoding:
- the ispD gene encoding 2-C-methyl-D-erythritol 4-phosphate cytidylyltransferase codes for the protein MTVAAIVPAAGSGVRLGAGVPKAFVELAGVPIVVRAVEGLLASGVVDQVVVAVPESLRDEACALFAGRPVTVIVGGQDRTTSVRKALDVLCGALPHHAHVGERPDGPPGDGPHVVLVHDAARPLTPAALVASVVAAVEAGNGAVVPALPLADTVKQVDPAGVVYSTVDRSVLRAVQTPQGFRRDVLERAYAAAGESATDDAGLVEALGEVVVTVPGDARAFKVTTAWDLRIAELLVREEGS
- a CDS encoding CarD family transcriptional regulator, coding for MVFKVGETVVYPHHGAALIEAIETRTIKGEERKYLVLKVAQGDLTVRVPAENAEVVGVRDVVGQEGLDKVFEVLRAPHTEEPTNWSRRYKANLEKLASGDVNKVAEVVRDLWRREKDRGLSAGEKRMLAKARQILVSELALAEGTDEDRAEVLLDEVLATTNA
- the radA gene encoding DNA repair protein RadA, whose translation is MTGRTRSRTSYRCAECGHQAAQWVGRCPQCQAWGSLEETAAPPRASAANPLRKVAAGAPSTPAQRISDVALDSARARPTGVDELDRVLGGGLVPGAVVLLAGEPGVGKSTLLLEVAARAAASGRVLYVTGEESAGQVRLRAERTNGLHDDLYLAAESDLGAIVGHIDALAPSLLIVDSIQTMTTGEVDGIPGGVTQTRAVTVALTSLAKERGLPVLLVGHVTKDGSIAGPRVLEHLVDVVLAFEGDKHSTLRMVRGVKNRFGPADEVGCFELRDEGIVGLADPSGLFLARFGSTRESSVAGTAVTVVMDGRRPLLAEVQALVAGANIPSPRRAVSGLDSARVAMLLAVLERRAKVKLADSEVYTATVGGMKIAEPAADLAIALAVASARWDVALPPDMVVVGELGLAGEVRRVNGVQRRLAEAARLGFTRALIPTDSDVGKGLGMQITVVHDLGQVLRDVKPR
- a CDS encoding A/G-specific adenine glycosylase — translated: MARSGTVPSALLRPELADHVSGWFRENARDLPWRRPETTPWGVLVSEFMLQQTPVARVEPVWHVWMSEWPTPSALAAASRAEVVRAWGKLGYPRRAMRLHAAAEVIASEHGDVVPSDVDVLESLPGVGSYTARAVAAFGYGKRCPVVDTNVRRVVARAVHGAGDAGPARVKADLADVEALLPPDDAPAALASAALMELGAVVCTARAPRCAACPVQAQCAWIAAGRPEYTGPRRPTQGYAGTDRQVRGRLLDVLRAANTPVPKSELDAVWADGAQRDRCLDSLLTDGLAEQTTDGRFALGGSAPHG
- a CDS encoding 2'-5' RNA ligase family protein → MAQIVRFRLDLAAEDAVTALREELREAGMIVPSDTPTVTFAAAAIIPAAARVSLTEELRILSLPSLWLATLGSVAGHDDELVLAAVVDTELLAVHTAVHDALAGRVRSPFASYLPGAWLPHCTLAHEKPAEAFALLHPVRPIRAAIMGVEIADTRDGSSEPLFA